One region of Populus trichocarpa isolate Nisqually-1 chromosome 4, P.trichocarpa_v4.1, whole genome shotgun sequence genomic DNA includes:
- the LOC18098236 gene encoding lactoylglutathione lyase — MMISSESSKVIGALKVILGSNITTEIQNLVALKYVAVFVEDDYPKQEVIFISGNIGVTVDDTYKACERFERLGVEFMKKPNDGKMKGIAFIKDPDGYWTEIFDLKTIGKVTETAA, encoded by the exons ATGATGATATCAAGTGAGAGTTCTAAAG TAATTGGGGCACTGAAAGTGATCCTGGGTTCAAATATCACAACGGAAATTCAGAACCTCGTGGCTTTG AAATATGTTGCTGTATTTGTAGAGGATGATTATCCCAAGCAAgaagtaatttttatatcag GAAATATTGGTGTTACTGTTGATGATACATACAAGGCATGCGAGAGATTTGAACGCTTAGGTGTGGAGTTTATGAAAAAACCTAACGATG GAAAAATGAAAGGGATAGCATTCATCAAGGATCCTGATGGCTATTGGACTGAGATCTTCGATCTCAAGACCA